The following coding sequences lie in one Montipora foliosa isolate CH-2021 chromosome 11, ASM3666993v2, whole genome shotgun sequence genomic window:
- the LOC137977766 gene encoding uncharacterized protein yields MSAPKTESGLSTSYSFANQWYRIKAAGYIALLIATAPLCFMVTVCVWLFVRNSKNDSRLDTSLRRKVLISGVAHTKGLHVAKTLAKAGHHVVLADAEDFWCSAARWSCLISKFYTVPNLNSADNNEAYISGMVKIAEKENIDWYIPISHTKTSISDTIVKQRLAKLNPEIKCLVFNDAQLTITLDDKLLFLEECKKLNLDVPYFQKVESSAEVYEMVKTGLFLNSHYFLKPLLPYSVHRLNFTPIPSDPKEFDTYIAPYEAMFKKKNPYLIHQFIKGKEFAANAIVVDGNLQAFHISPCSPVQINYGVSKHPKIKMWVENFCKAKKITGCICFDFMEDEESGKIYCIECNPRLHSSVVSYHMHANLERAIRGAMEVEFQLYDKAEPQVPSLPVYWLYNEIGKFALLQQSISEFVGNVLGGKEAVFDLSDPWPFFMLNHCQIPFMLLQAVTTGNRWTYVNYCLGQLR; encoded by the coding sequence ATGTCAGCACCAAAAACAGAATCTGGTCTATCAACGTCTTACAGTTTTGCTAATCAATGGTACAGAATTAAGGCAGCTGGGTACATTGCCTTGTTGATTGCAACAGCACCCCTATGTTTCATGGTGACTGTTTGTGTCTGGTTGTTTGTAAGAAATTCCAAGAATGATTCACGTTTGGATACCTCTCTCAGAAGAAAGGTGTTGATATCAGGAGTGGCTCACACCAAAGGATTGCATGTTGCAAAAACCTTAGCAAAAGCTGGTCATCATGTGGTCCTGGCAGATGCAGAAGATTTTTGGTGTTCTGCAGCAAGATGGTCTTGCTTAATTTCAAAGTTCTACACTGTGCCAAACTTAAATTCAGCTGACAATAATGAAGCATACATCAGTGGAATGGTAAAGATTGCAGAAAAGGAAAATATTGATTGGTATATTCCAATCAGTCACACCAAAACGTCAATTTCTGACACAATTGTCAAGCAGCGTCTTGCCAAGTTAAATCCAGAAATCAAATGCCTTGTTTTTAACGATGCTCAACTGACTATTACTCTCGATGACAAGCTTCTTTTCTTGGAAGAATGCAAAAAGCTTAATCTGGATGTGCCTTACTTTCAAAAAGTAGAAAGTTCAGCCGAGGTCTATGAAATGGTTAAGACAGGCCTATTTCTGAATTCTCATTACTTCCTTAAACCTTTGCTGCCATATTCTGTGCACCGATTAAATTTCACTCCCATTCCCAGCGACCCTAAAGAGTTTGACACATATATTGCCCCATATGAAGcaatgtttaaaaagaaaaatccttaTCTGATCCATCAGTTtataaaaggaaaagaatttGCTGCCAATGCTATTGTTGTCGATGGTAATCTTCAGGCTTTTCACATAAGCCCATGTTCTCCTGTGCAAATCAACTATGGTGTTTCCAAGCATCCTAAGATAAAAATGTGGGTTGAAAATTTCtgcaaagcaaagaaaattacaGGGTGTATCTGTTTTGACTTCATGGAGGATGAAGAATCTGGGAAGATTTATTGCATAGAATGCAATCCACGCCTTCACTCTAGCGTTGTGTCTTATCACATGCATGCAAATCTGGAACGGGCCATTCGTGGAGCCATGGAAGTAGAGTTCCAGTTATATGATAAGGCAGAGCCACAAGTCCCTTCATTACCTGTTTACTGGCTTTACAATGAAATTGGCAAATTTGCTTTACTTCAGCAAAGTATCAGCGAATTTGTGGGCAATGTGTTAGGTGGTAAAGAGGCAGTTTTTGATCTTAGTGATCCATGGCCATTCTTTATGCTTAATCATTGTCAGATCCCGTTTATGCTGTTACAAGCTGTCACCACTGGCAACAGATGGACTTATGTCAACTATTGCCTTGGACAGCTAAGGTGA
- the LOC137977767 gene encoding uncharacterized protein, translating to MGISETRSDPSGSYSFAKQWYRIKAAVYIALLIATAPLCFMITVCVWLFVRNSKRDSRLDTSLRRKVLISGVAHTKGLHVAKTLAKAGHHVVLADAEDFWCSAARWSCLISKFYTVPNLNPADNNEAYISGIVKIAVKENVDWYIPVSHYEAAVSDTIVKQRLAKLNPEIKCLVFNDPKLTITLDEKLLFLEECKKLNLDVPYFKKVENSTEVYKMFETGLFLNSYFFLKPLLEESVDRLNFTRIPSDTKEFEKYIVPYEAMFKKDNPYMIHQFIKGREFAANAIVVDGNLQAFHVCPCSPVQINYDVFNHPKIRMWVEKFCKAKKITGCICFDFMEDEESGKIYCIECNPRLHSSVVSYHMHANLERAIRGAMEIEFQLSEYVEPQVPSLPVYWLYNEIGKFALLQQSISEFMGILLGGKEAVFDLSDPWPFFMLNHCQIPFMLLQAVITGERWTYVNYNVGQLR from the coding sequence ATGGGAATATCTGAGACAAGATCCGATCCGTCAGGTTCTTACAGTTTTGCCAAGCAGTGGTACCGAATTAAGGCAGCTGTGTACATTGCCTTGTTGATTGCAACAGCACCATTATGTTTCATGATTACTGTTTGTGTCTGGTTGTTTGTAAGAAATTCCAAGCGTGATTCGCGTTTGGATACCTCTCTCAGAAGAAAGGTTTTGATATCAGGAGTGGCTCACACCAAAGGATTGCATGTTGCAAAAACCTTGGCAAAAGCTGGTCATCATGTGGTCCTGGCAGATGCAGAAGATTTTTGGTGTTCTGCAGCAAGATGGTCTTGCTTAATTTCAAAGTTCTACACTGTGCCAAATTTAAATCCAGCTGACAACAACGAAGCATACATCAGTGGAATCGTAAAGATTGCAGTAAAGGAAAATGTTGATTGGTATATTCCAGTCAGTCATTATGAAGCAGCAGTCTCTGATACAATTGTCAAGCAGCGTCTTGCCAAGTTGAATCCAGAAATCAAATGCCTTGTTTTTAACGATCCTAAACTGACTATTACTCTCGATGAGAAGCTTCTTTTCTTGGAAGAATGCAAAAAGCTTAATCTGGATGTGCCTTACTTCAAAAAAGTGGAAAATTCAACTGAGGTCTATAAAATGTTTGAAACAGGCTTATTCCTCAATTCCTATTTCTTCCTTAAACCTTTGCTTGAAGAATCCGTTGACCGATTAAATTTCACTCGTATTCCCAGTGACACTAAAGAGTTTGAGAAGTATATAGTCCCATATGAAGCGATGTTTAAAAAGGACAACCCTTACATGATCCATCAGTTTATAAAAGGAAGAGAATTTGCTGCCAATGCCATTGTAGTTGATGGCAATCTCCAGGCtttccatgtatgcccatgttcTCCTGTGCAAATCAATTATGATGTTTTCAACCATCCTAAGATAAGAATGTGGGTTGAAAAATTTTGCAAAGCAAAGAAGATTACAGGATGTATCTGTTTTGACTTCATGGAGGATGAAGAATCTGGGAAGATTTATTGCATAGAATGTAATCCGCGCCTTCACTCTAGCGTTGTGTCTTATCACATGCATGCAAATTTGGAACGGGCCATTCGAGGTGCTATGGAAATAGAGTTCCAGCTATCTGAGTATGTAGAGCCACAAGTCCCTTCATTGCCCGTTTACTGGCTTTACAATGAAATTGGCAAATTTGCTTTACTTCAGCAAAGTATCAGTGAATTTATGGGCATTTTGTTGGGTGGTAAAGAAGCAGTTTTTGATCTTAGTGATCCGTGGCCATTCTTTATGCTTAATCATTGTCAGATCCCATTTATGTTGTTACAAGCTGTTATCACTGGCGAGAGATGGACTTATGTCAACTATAACGTTGGACAGCTGAGGTGA
- the LOC137977769 gene encoding uncharacterized protein: protein MKNHIVYGRNSKYDSRLDTSLRRKVLISGVAHTKGLHVAKTLAKAGHRVVLADAEDFWCSAARWSCLISKFYTVPNLNPADNNEAYISGIVKVAEKENIDWYIPVSHYESAIPDTIVKQRLAKLNPEMTSLVFNDAKLTITLDDKLLFLEECKKLNLDVPYFKKVENSTEVYELVQTGLFLNSHYFLKPLLDGSLDRLNFTRIPSDTKEFEKYIVPYEALFKKNNPYMIHQFINGKEFAANAIVVDGNLQAFHVCPCSPVQISYDVFNHPKIKMWVEKFCKAKKITGCICFDFMEDEKSGKIYCIECNPRLHSSVVSYHMHANLERAIRGAMEIEFQLSEYVEPQVPSLPVYWLYNEIGKFALLQQSISEFMGILLGGKEAVFDLSDPWPFFMLNHCQIPFMLLQAVITGERWTLVNYNVGQLR, encoded by the exons ATGAAAAATCACATTGTTTATGGAAG AAATTCCAAGTACGATTCACGTTTGGATACCTCTCTCAGAAGAAAGGTTTTGATATCAGGAGTGGCTCACACCAAAGGATTGCATGTTGCAAAAACCTTAGCAAAAGCTGGTCATCGTGTGGTCCTGGCAGATGCAGAAGATTTTTGGTGTTCTGCAGCAAGATGGTCTTGCTTAATTTCAAAGTTCTACACTGTGCCAAATTTAAATCCAGCTGACAACAACGAAGCATACATCAGTGGAATCGTAAAGGTTGCAGAAAAGGAAAATATCGATTGGTATATTCCAGTCAGTCATTATGAATCAGCAATTCCTGATACAATTGTCAAGCAACGTCTTGCTAAGTTGAATCCAGAAATGACAAGCCTCGTTTTTAACGATGCTAAACTGACTATTACTCTCGATGACAAGCTTCTTTTCTTGGAAGAATGCAAAAAGCTTAATCTGGATGTGCCTTACTTCAAAAAAGTGGAAAATTCAACTGAAGTCTATGAATTGGTTCAAACAGGCTTATTCCTGAATTCGCATTACTTCCTTAAACCTTTGCTGGACGGATCTCTGGACCGATTAAATTTCACTCGAATTCCCAGTGACACTAAAGAGTTTGAGAAGTATATAGTCCCATATGAagcattgtttaaaaagaacaaCCCTTACATGATCCATCAGTTTATAAACGGAAAAGAATTTGCTGCCAATGCCATTGTAGTTGATGGCAATCTCCAGGCtttccatgtatgcccatgttcTCCTGTGCAAATCAGTTATGATGTTTTCAACCATCCTAAGATAAAAATGTGGGTTGAAAAGTTCtgcaaagcaaagaaaattacaGGGTGTATCTGTTTTGACTTCATGGAGGATGAAAAATCTGGGAAGATTTATTGCATAGAATGCAATCCGCGCCTTCACTCTAGCGTTGTGTCTTATCACATGCATGCAAATTTGGAACGGGCCATTCGAGGAGCCATGGAAATAGAGTTCCAGTTATCTGAGTATGTAGAGCCACAAGTCCCTTCATTGCCCGTTTACTGGCTTTACAATGAAATTGGCAAATTTGCTTTACTTCAGCAAAGTATCAGTGAATTTATGGGCATTTTGTTGGGTGGTAAAGAAGCAGTTTTTGATCTTAGTGATCCATGGCCGTTCTTTATGCTTAATCATTGTCAGATCCCATTTATGTTGTTACAAGCTGTCATCACTGGTGAGAGATGGACTCTTGTCAACTATAACGTTGGCCAGCTGAGGTAG